The following DNA comes from Kaistia sp. 32K.
TCGCTCGCAGAGACCGGCGGCCGCCTCGCGCGACCGCCGGAAACGGTCTCGCGAAGCATCCACCAGCCCGCGACAAGCTCTGGCACTCCCCGCCGGACTGCGGTAACGACGCCGCTCCGGCTTGAACTCGCAGGATCACGACCGGCCTTTTTTCGTACTTCACCGGAGGCGCCCGCGCGCCCAGGCATCAGGTAGAGAGAATGTCGACCGTCCCCCCCGGAAGAACGCCGAAGAGCCAGCCGACGATGGCCGACGTCGCCGAGCGCGCCGGCGTCTCGACGATGACGGTGTCGCGCGCCCTGAAGAAGGGCAGCCCCATCTCCGAGGAGACGCGCCGACGGATCATGACCGCGATCGACGAGCTCGGCTATGTGCTCGACCAGACGGCCGGCACGCTCTCCTCGAAGCGCTCCGGCTTCATCGCGACGCTCATTCCCTCGGTCAACAATTCGAACTTCTCCGACACGGTGCGCGGCGTCACGGAGGCGATCGAGGGCAGCGGATTGCAGCTCCTGCTCGGCCACACCGACTATCTCGTCGAGAAGGAAGAGACGCTGCTGGAATCGATGCTGACGCGTCGTCCGGAGGGGATCATCCTGACCGGCGGATCGCACAGCGCCCGCTGCCGGCGCCAGCTCGACGCCATCGGCATTCCCGTGATCGAGACCTGGGACCTGCCGGAGAAGCCGGTCGAACATGTCGTCGGCTTCTCGAACGCGGCGGCGATCCGCGCGCTGGTGCATGATCTCTACGCGGAGGGCTATCGCAATATCGGCTTCATCGGCGGCACCACCAATCGCGACACGCGCGGCGCCGACCGCCGCCTCGGCTACAGCCAGGCGATCGCCGAACTAGGCCTGCCGCAGGCCCGCATCATCTCGTTCGGCAGTCCGCCGATCTCGATGGCGCAAGGGGCCGAGGCGATCGTGCAGCTGGTCACGCAATGGCCGGAGGTCGACGCCGCCATCTGCGTCTCGGACCTCTCCGCCTTCGGCGCGCTGATGGAATGCCACCGCCGCGGCTGGGCTGTGCCGGGGCGCATCGCCATCGCCGGCTTCGGCGATTTCGAGGTGTCGCGCTGCAGCCATCCCCGTCTGACGACGGTCGCCATCGACGCCGTCGAGATCGGCCGCACGGCGGGAAAGTTGCTGTTGCGCGCCATCGAGGCGCGGCGTGGGGGCGAGGTGATTCCGCCGGAAACGCTGATCATGCCGTTCCGCGTGATCCATCGCGAAAGCACGTGACCGGGCCGAAGCCCGGTCACGATCGAGGTCCCGGCCCGACAGGCCAGCTCCAACCTCCCGAACGACGCCGGGACCTCAATTCCGTCGAGGTCAATCCATGTGGAAGACTTCGGGAAGCGGGATCATGACGGGCGTGCCGTCAGGATGGGTGTCCATGATATCGCCCATATGGGCAAACCACTTCTGCATCAGCGGCTGCGCATTCAACTCGTCGGCGCGCGCGCCATCGGCGATGTGATTGATCGCGAACAGGATGTTCGTCTCTTCATCCAGGAAGATCGTGTAGTCGCGGGCGCCGTGCTGGGCGAGCAGCTCGCGCAGCTCCGGCCAGATCTCGTCATGGCGCTTCTTGTATTCGGCGCCGCAGCCGGGCTTCATCCGCATCTTGAAACCGATCCGCTTCATGTCTTTCCTCTCCCTTGAAACGGGCTGATGCCAGCCCTGTCCTGTCGATCCGTTCGCGATCAGTCGAAGATCGCGCCGGGGTTCATCAGATTGGCCGGATCGATACCCGACTTGATCGTGCGCAGAAGCGCCAGCTGCGTCGGCGAAACCCGGTCCGCGAAGGCGTGATGTTTGCGGCGACCGATGCCGTGCTCGGCGCTGATCGATCCCGCGTACCGGTCGACCACCGCGAAGATCGCTGTCTCGCTCGCCTTGATCATCGCCCGGCGCGGCTCGCCGGCGAGATCATCGGACGGCACGACGACGAAGTGCATGTTGCCGTCGCCGATATGGCCATAGGTCAGCACGATGCCGTTGCCGACCGTTGCCGCCAGCACCGCCTCGACCTCTTCGATGAAGGCGGCGACGCTGGAAATCGTCACGGACACGTCGGTGCGCAGATGCGTGCCGCGCTTGACCTGCGCCTCGACCACCGCCTCGCGGATCGCCCAGATCCTCTGCGCCTGCGTCGCGCTGGAAGCGCGGACGCCGTCGAGGATCATGCCCTCCTCCAGCGCATATTCGAGGAACCCGCCGACCAGCGCCTCGAGATCGAGCGGTCCGCTCGAGGCCGCCTCTAGCAACACGTAGAAAGGCGACGGCGTCGCCAGCGGATTGACGATCTCAGGCATGGTCATCGCCATGGCGACGCTCTTGTCCGAGATCAGCTCGAAAGCGGAGAGCAGGTCGGCGAGCTGGCGGCGCGCGGCGGCGAACAGGCGGACGGCGGCCTCGGCGGATTCGACCGCCAGGAACATCGTCTCGACCTGGGAGGGTTTTGGAAACAGCTTCAGCGTCGCCGCCGTGACGATGCCGAGCGTGCCCTCCGAGCCGAGGAAGAGCTGCTTCAAGTCGTAGCCGGAATTGTCCTTGCGGAGCTTCTTGAGCCCGTTCCAGATCCGGCCGTCCGGCAGCACAACTTCCAGCCCCAGCACCAGGTCGCGCATCATGCCGTAGCGCAGCACGTTGATGCCGCCGGCATTGGTGGCGACATTGCCGCCGATCTGGCAGCTGCCCTTGGCGCCGAGCGACAGCGGGAAAAGCAGATCCTCCGCCTCGACGGCCTGATGCAGCGCTTCCAGCACACAGCCGGCCTCGACAACGACGCTGAAGTTCAGTTCGTCGATCTCGCGGACGCGGTTCATCCGCTCCAGGCTGACGAGCACATGGCCGCCCTCGATATGGGCCGCAGCCCCCTCGACGAGGCCGGTATGACCGCCCTGCGGCACGATGGCGAGGCCGTTTTCGGCGCAATAGCGCACGAGATCGACGACCTCGTCGACATTGCGGGGGCGCGCGATGAAGGACGGATTGCCGTCGGCTTCACCAGACCAGTCGCGGATATAGTGGGAGCCGGGATCGATATCCCGGATGACGATCGCTTCGTCCAGCTTGGCCTCGGCCTTGCCCATGTCATGCATTCCTTCGGGGGATCCAGTTTTCAGACGAGCGAACGCCCGAGACAGGCATCTTCGAACCGCTCGGCGAGATTTTCGGCCGCACGGTAGCTGAGCGCGGCGATGGTGCTGGTCGGATTGACGGCGGCGCCGGTGACCATGACGGAACCGTCGATCACGAACAGGTTCGGACAGTCCCAGGCTTGGTGCCACTGGTTGACGACCGAGCTCTTGGGATCATCGCCCATCCGCGCCGTGCCATAGAGGTGCCAGGCGTTCGGAACGTAGTTGCCATCGGCATCGCGAAAATCATTGACCTTCATCTCGAAGGCGCCGAGCGCGCGGCCGAGATCCTTGGCCCGCTCGATGCCAAATTCGATCAGCCGGCGGTCATTGGCGCAGAGCTTGTAGTCGATCTTGGCCCCGGGCAGGCCGGAGCTGTCCCGAAGTTCCTCCGATAGGGTGACGCGGTTTTCCGCCTGCGGGAGGTCGTCCCCATAGACGAGCACGGACAGACCGTGGCTGAAATGGCGGCGGAACCAGTCATGGTGCCCCCGGCCCCACGGCGCGCGATTGCCGGAATTGCTGCCGAGCGACTGGATGCCGGCGCCGAGCTGGCGCACGAGATGCAGCGTCGTGCCGTTGACGAAGCCGCGCGAGGCGTCCGTCTCGGCGAATTCCGCAGAGATCAGCGTCGCGCCGACCGTGCCCATATGGTTCTCGGTCGGCTCGTCCAGCCACATCTCGACGAAGGCGAGCACGTGGTGCATCAGATTGCGGCCGACCTGGTCCGACGAATTGGCGAGGCCGTTCGGATGCGACTCTGAATCCGACATCAAGAGCACGCGCGGCGTGCCGACGCCGTTGCCGGCGAGCACGACGACCTTCGCCGCCTGAAAGCGACGCTCGCCGGTCAAGCGGTCGATGTAGGTCGCGCCGGTCGCCCGGCCCTCCGCATCCGTCTCGATGCGGGCGACGCGGGCATTGGTGCGGAGCTCGACGCCGGCTGCGAGCGCGCGCGGCCAGTGGGTGACATGCATGCCGGCCAGCGCCCCGGTCGGGCAGCTCGCCAGGCAGTAGCCGCAATTGTTGCAGGCGTTGCGGCCGAGATAGTCCTCGGCAAGGATCGCCGTCGGCATCGGCCACCAGTGCCAGCCGAGCTCATCAAAGCCGCGCGCCGCATGGCGGGACATCTCGCCACGCGGGCAAGGCGGTGTCTGGAACGGGCCGCGCTCCGGCATGGACGGGTCGCCGAGGAAGCCATCGACGCCGCAATCGACGTCGGAGCGATCATAGAATTCGGCGAGATCCTCGTAGGAAATCGGCCAGTCCGGCGCGAGGCCGTGCTCGGTGCCCTTGCGAAAATCGGAGGGGCGGAAGCGCGGCCAGGTGGCGGTGTAGAGATTGGTGGAACCGCCGACGCCGTTCCACATCAGCGATTTCTCGTCGCGCGTATCGAGCGGATAGTCGTTGGCGCGCCGGCGTTCGTTCGGGAACAGTGCCCAGTCCGAAAAGCGGCGATATTCCCAGCCGGGATCGCCATGCGGATGGTCGTCGACCCAGTCGCCCTGCTCCAGGCAGACGACTTTCAGCCCCTTCTCGGCCAGGATCATCGAGGTGATGGCGCCGCCGACACCGGAACCGATGACGACGACGTCGACAGGCTGGTTGCTGTGCTGCGTCGCGCTCATCCGACCCGCTCCCTCAGATCGCCCAGGCCGTCCGTCGACACTCGCATCACAGCGTCGGTCGCCACGAAATGGCCGCGCCGATGTGTCGGCGCTTCGAGCGGGTCCTGGGCATTGAACGCCGACATGCGATAGCCGTCCGGCTGCGGGGCATCGGGATATTGCAGCCCCATTCGCCGGATCGCCGCCTTCACGGACGCCGCGCCGTAGTAGGAGAGATACAGGACGACGCAGACGGCTTGGACGTCGGCCGGTTTCGCCCGCTCATGCGCCGCGAGGCGGGCGACCCGCTCCGCCTCCTCGGCGTCGGCGAAGGGGCCGCCGCGATCGAGGGCTTCGCGCAGGCCGGCGAGGAAGGCCGGCCCGTGCATCTCTTTGGCGCGCGCCGCGACCAGCGCC
Coding sequences within:
- a CDS encoding LacI family DNA-binding transcriptional regulator; its protein translation is MADVAERAGVSTMTVSRALKKGSPISEETRRRIMTAIDELGYVLDQTAGTLSSKRSGFIATLIPSVNNSNFSDTVRGVTEAIEGSGLQLLLGHTDYLVEKEETLLESMLTRRPEGIILTGGSHSARCRRQLDAIGIPVIETWDLPEKPVEHVVGFSNAAAIRALVHDLYAEGYRNIGFIGGTTNRDTRGADRRLGYSQAIAELGLPQARIISFGSPPISMAQGAEAIVQLVTQWPEVDAAICVSDLSAFGALMECHRRGWAVPGRIAIAGFGDFEVSRCSHPRLTTVAIDAVEIGRTAGKLLLRAIEARRGGEVIPPETLIMPFRVIHREST
- a CDS encoding FAD-binding oxidoreductase, encoding MGKAEAKLDEAIVIRDIDPGSHYIRDWSGEADGNPSFIARPRNVDEVVDLVRYCAENGLAIVPQGGHTGLVEGAAAHIEGGHVLVSLERMNRVREIDELNFSVVVEAGCVLEALHQAVEAEDLLFPLSLGAKGSCQIGGNVATNAGGINVLRYGMMRDLVLGLEVVLPDGRIWNGLKKLRKDNSGYDLKQLFLGSEGTLGIVTAATLKLFPKPSQVETMFLAVESAEAAVRLFAAARRQLADLLSAFELISDKSVAMAMTMPEIVNPLATPSPFYVLLEAASSGPLDLEALVGGFLEYALEEGMILDGVRASSATQAQRIWAIREAVVEAQVKRGTHLRTDVSVTISSVAAFIEEVEAVLAATVGNGIVLTYGHIGDGNMHFVVVPSDDLAGEPRRAMIKASETAIFAVVDRYAGSISAEHGIGRRKHHAFADRVSPTQLALLRTIKSGIDPANLMNPGAIFD
- the rhaM gene encoding L-rhamnose mutarotase — translated: MKRIGFKMRMKPGCGAEYKKRHDEIWPELRELLAQHGARDYTIFLDEETNILFAINHIADGARADELNAQPLMQKWFAHMGDIMDTHPDGTPVMIPLPEVFHMD
- a CDS encoding gluconate 2-dehydrogenase subunit 3 family protein, coding for MSAIDTTDDAAFVAALIDTMIPGDGDFPSASEAGVAALVAARAKEMHGPAFLAGLREALDRGGPFADAEEAERVARLAAHERAKPADVQAVCVVLYLSYYGAASVKAAIRRMGLQYPDAPQPDGYRMSAFNAQDPLEAPTHRRGHFVATDAVMRVSTDGLGDLRERVG
- a CDS encoding GMC family oxidoreductase, which gives rise to MSATQHSNQPVDVVVIGSGVGGAITSMILAEKGLKVVCLEQGDWVDDHPHGDPGWEYRRFSDWALFPNERRRANDYPLDTRDEKSLMWNGVGGSTNLYTATWPRFRPSDFRKGTEHGLAPDWPISYEDLAEFYDRSDVDCGVDGFLGDPSMPERGPFQTPPCPRGEMSRHAARGFDELGWHWWPMPTAILAEDYLGRNACNNCGYCLASCPTGALAGMHVTHWPRALAAGVELRTNARVARIETDAEGRATGATYIDRLTGERRFQAAKVVVLAGNGVGTPRVLLMSDSESHPNGLANSSDQVGRNLMHHVLAFVEMWLDEPTENHMGTVGATLISAEFAETDASRGFVNGTTLHLVRQLGAGIQSLGSNSGNRAPWGRGHHDWFRRHFSHGLSVLVYGDDLPQAENRVTLSEELRDSSGLPGAKIDYKLCANDRRLIEFGIERAKDLGRALGAFEMKVNDFRDADGNYVPNAWHLYGTARMGDDPKSSVVNQWHQAWDCPNLFVIDGSVMVTGAAVNPTSTIAALSYRAAENLAERFEDACLGRSLV